CAGGCGATAGCCGCTTTCGCCATAGGCCACGCCGTAACGACCGTTGCCGTCACTGGCCACCCCGGCGAACTGATCGCCGAGCTGCAGCTGACGGCGCATGGTTTCGCGGTAGCTGCCGATGCCGAAGCGGCCCATCGCGTACCACGAGCCGTGGATCACGCCGCCATACAGCATCGCTTCCAGCGCATGGCTGTAACCCTGGTCCGCACGCTTGGTCAGCCGCCCCAGGCCCTGGCTCTGGCCCAGCGCGTAACCGACGATGCCGTTGCCGTCGACGCGATAATCCTGTCCCACCAGCGAGCCGCCAAGGTCATAGCCGACGTTGTCGTAGCCGCTGCGCGACAGGCCGCCGTGATAGCCGAGGTTCTGCGTCCAGCCACCCACGGTCGGTGCGTCGAGCAGGCTGTCGAAGCGATCGGACAACGCCCGCGTACCGGCATCGATCGCCTCGAACGTCATCGCCGCGCTGGCGGCATGCAGCTGGCCGGAAAGGCTGTCGAGTGAGCTTTGCACGGATGACACGTCACCCGACCGTTGCAGGCTGCCCGCACCCTGCACGAAGCTGGTCGATGCCGGGGTGATTCCTGTCGGTGCAGCCGGGCCCAACCGGGTGTTGATCAGGTCGAACGCGTTCTGGACGCGCTGCGCCGCTCCGTGGGATGCCGCGGTGTAGCTCATCCCCTGCACTGCGGTGACGCTGACCTGCGACACGTCCAGCCATACCGTGTTGGCATCGTAGTTGAGGGTCGCCGTGAGCAACACGTTGGACGCGGAACTCAGCGAATCGAAGGTACCGAAAAGTCCCCCGGTGGCATTGAGTACATCGGTATGGGAGTCGACCACGTAGTTGTCGACGACGGCGGCGACATTGAGGTCGCCGGCAATGGTCGCCTTGCCCGAGACGTTCAGCGCGGCGCCGAGATAGATGGACAGTTGTCCGCCGGAGCCCTGCGAATAATCGCCCGATATCAGGCCACCCCGGGATGCGAATCTGCCATTGTTCACCAGGTTTCCGTTGACGCCGTTGCCCAGCGCCGAGGCACCCACTTCCAGCGTGCCCCCCGGGCCGACCGATGCCGATCCCGGTACATATCCCGACACGACCGTGCCACCGAGTACGCTGGTAGTGCCCTTGTAAGTGTTGTTTCCTTGCAGATACAACGTGCCCGTGCCGGAAACGGTCAGGCCACCGTTGCCCGAGATGTCGTTGGACCAGGCGGACGTGCTTCCATCAAGCGTGACATCGGCATCGCCCCAATCGAACTTGCCCGGACCGTTCACCGCCTTGCCCACGTCCAGTTCGCCATAGCCGAACACCGGGTCCGGACCCGGCGCGCCAAGATCGTCGGCCGTACCCAGCAGGGTCTGTCGCACCAGGTCGTTGGTGAAGTAGGGAAACGCCTGCCATACCAGCGCCGCTGCACCGGAAACCTCCGGGGCAGCGAACGAAGTACCGCTGACCTGCCAGTAGGCGGGATTGGTGGTGCTGGC
This is a stretch of genomic DNA from Rhodanobacter sp. FDAARGOS 1247. It encodes these proteins:
- a CDS encoding S8 family serine peptidase, whose product is MNRFDSVFRRRELALLVAVALGLSACGGGGNVKPTPPPTTPSSPPPTTSNNPPPRDAQLYITNAYAAHNQGYTGTGVVIGIVDSGIMRNNPTVSGRVSQELIYVDPGSNNTAIDDVVGHGTWVSEIAAGTAFGRFPGGIAPGATLVSARIISDVTPKDDGSGQGNEVTAADAAFFAQTLNPAMIAAGVQVMNNSWGGIYWDTGNNSINQAFGNAYAPFVVQHGGLVVFAAGNDSKSDPSDIAALPTYAPTLQLDKGWLVAVAVDSNHTNQLASYSNACGVAMNYCLAAPGDVIVLDKDTLASTTNPAYWQVSGTSFAAPEVSGAAALVWQAFPYFTNDLVRQTLLGTADDLGAPGPDPVFGYGELDVGKAVNGPGKFDWGDADVTLDGSTSAWSNDISGNGGLTVSGTGTLYLQGNNTYKGTTSVLGGTVVSGYVPGSASVGPGGTLEVGASALGNGVNGNLVNNGRFASRGGLISGDYSQGSGGQLSIYLGAALNVSGKATIAGDLNVAAVVDNYVVDSHTDVLNATGGLFGTFDSLSSASNVLLTATLNYDANTVWLDVSQVSVTAVQGMSYTAASHGAAQRVQNAFDLINTRLGPAAPTGITPASTSFVQGAGSLQRSGDVSSVQSSLDSLSGQLHAASAAMTFEAIDAGTRALSDRFDSLLDAPTVGGWTQNLGYHGGLSRSGYDNVGYDLGGSLVGQDYRVDGNGIVGYALGQSQGLGRLTKRADQGYSHALEAMLYGGVIHGSWYAMGRFGIGSYRETMRRQLQLGDQFAGVASDGNGRYGVAYGESGYRLALGRTQVTPYMNLQYAQIQRDGFNERGAYGFGLKSAAQTTARWQAGAGLRATRDWSLPGGGSLSLQGRVSWQQSFGVRGEVFDASFSGIDQFAPVGGIGLSRYGGVLGTTLDWRMSPRASLQMGYDEYLGQRQQARMATANFRLDF